The Lujinxingia litoralis genome has a window encoding:
- a CDS encoding flotillin family protein: MENIVVTVIFAGIFGFVAISALIWAYRYFLRVCRPNEVLIFSGKDYRLADGSVRGYQVLAGGRRLFNPFFEKVDRLDLTVMPVHISITGAYSRGGIPLNLQAVANVKIDSSDTSIHNAVERFLGRGRSEIMRVAQETLEGNLRGVLATLTPEQVNENRLLFADQLAREAEPDLEKLGLHLDTLKIQNVADDRDYLDSIGRKRIAEILKVAEVAESNAVKSAEEAEAGAQGRGEVARRNAQAQIQRVQNALRELQADLELRARSEEERATARAMTARAEAEQELQQVRTELEKLRLQADVVIPAEADKVARELTAAGEAAEIAERGRAMAEVLRMMTGVWVDAGDAAMDVFILQRMESVMKRVADAARQVEVREVALIDSGNGKALPNYVSSFPGIVSGLFKEMRETVGIDIEAVLTGGGGMTDAASATPSQTAARPSSGRRLSEGADLFSKRPTTQHSIPKLGEERDGPTEKA; this comes from the coding sequence ATGGAAAATATCGTCGTTACCGTGATCTTTGCCGGGATCTTCGGGTTCGTGGCGATCTCGGCGCTGATCTGGGCCTACCGCTACTTTTTGCGGGTCTGTCGCCCCAATGAGGTCTTGATCTTCTCGGGTAAGGACTATCGCCTGGCCGATGGTTCAGTGCGGGGCTACCAGGTGCTGGCCGGAGGGCGTCGCCTCTTTAACCCCTTCTTTGAGAAGGTGGATCGGCTCGACCTGACGGTGATGCCGGTGCATATCAGCATCACCGGCGCCTACTCCCGGGGCGGGATTCCGCTGAACCTTCAGGCGGTGGCCAACGTGAAGATCGACAGCAGCGACACCTCGATCCACAACGCCGTGGAGCGTTTTCTGGGACGAGGACGCAGTGAGATCATGCGGGTGGCCCAGGAGACGCTGGAGGGGAACCTGCGCGGGGTGCTGGCCACGCTGACCCCGGAGCAGGTCAACGAGAACCGTCTGCTTTTTGCCGACCAGCTCGCCAGGGAGGCCGAGCCCGATCTGGAGAAGCTGGGGCTGCACCTGGATACGCTGAAGATCCAGAACGTCGCCGACGATCGGGATTATCTCGATTCCATCGGTCGTAAGCGCATCGCCGAGATCTTGAAGGTGGCCGAGGTCGCCGAGTCCAACGCGGTGAAGAGCGCCGAAGAGGCCGAAGCCGGGGCTCAGGGGCGCGGTGAGGTGGCCCGGCGCAACGCTCAGGCTCAGATCCAGCGGGTGCAAAACGCCCTGCGCGAGCTGCAGGCCGACCTGGAGCTGCGCGCCCGCTCGGAAGAGGAGCGAGCCACCGCGCGGGCGATGACCGCCCGGGCCGAGGCGGAGCAGGAGCTCCAGCAGGTGCGTACCGAGTTGGAGAAGTTGCGCCTGCAGGCCGACGTCGTCATCCCGGCCGAGGCCGACAAGGTGGCGCGGGAGTTGACCGCCGCCGGTGAAGCCGCCGAGATCGCCGAGCGCGGTCGCGCCATGGCCGAGGTGCTGCGCATGATGACCGGGGTCTGGGTCGATGCGGGCGATGCGGCCATGGATGTCTTCATTCTCCAGCGGATGGAGTCGGTGATGAAGCGTGTGGCCGATGCCGCCCGTCAGGTCGAAGTGCGGGAGGTTGCGCTCATCGACAGTGGCAATGGCAAGGCGCTGCCCAACTACGTCAGCTCCTTCCCCGGGATTGTCAGCGGTCTCTTCAAGGAGATGCGCGAGACGGTGGGCATCGATATCGAGGCTGTGCTTACCGGCGGCGGTGGGATGACCGACGCGGCGAGTGCGACCCCGAGCCAGACCGCTGCTCGGCCCTCGTCGGGGCGTCGCCTCTCCGAAGGTGCCGATCTCTTTTCGAAGCGTCCGACCACGCAGCATTCCATTCCGAAACTTGGCGAAGAGCGCGACGGTCCGACCGAAAAGGCCTGA
- a CDS encoding flotillin family protein codes for MGIFALFGVVFVLAVIAVIAATHLIEVCQPNEVLVFSGEKTAAGYTIVHSGRKIRNPLFHRVDRLDVTNMVIDLHVTNAYSKGGIPLSVKGVANVKVGSRSPLIDNAVERFLGMTRQQIIQIAKETLEGNLRGVLATLTPEEVNDDRIKFAQSLSEEAEHDLTRIGLELDTLNIQHVSDDQGYLDSIGRQQSASLLMDSRIAEAHNRAEASVLDAENQQKRATAKVNAQMEIAKAEAERRVIDAQTRGEAMVAEERAKVGAMVAKARANLDVQRARLEQVKRQLAADLIQPAQARKSELEAQAKANAASFIEDGKANVIALRELIETWKSAGDSARPIFLLQQFDTILDSMLSTVQEIKIDKITVIDSQLQDVDRHGTAPMKAASGSEQIKQTLGMDLPRMLQGLAAMQESK; via the coding sequence ATGGGAATCTTCGCCCTTTTTGGTGTCGTCTTCGTCCTGGCGGTGATCGCCGTCATTGCGGCCACCCATCTGATCGAGGTCTGCCAGCCCAACGAGGTGCTGGTCTTCAGCGGTGAGAAGACGGCCGCCGGCTACACCATCGTCCACAGCGGACGCAAAATTCGGAACCCGCTTTTCCACCGCGTCGATCGCCTCGACGTGACCAACATGGTCATCGATCTGCACGTGACCAACGCCTACTCCAAGGGCGGGATCCCGCTCAGCGTGAAGGGCGTGGCCAACGTCAAGGTCGGGAGCCGTTCGCCGCTGATCGACAACGCCGTGGAGCGTTTTCTGGGCATGACGCGCCAGCAGATCATTCAGATCGCCAAGGAAACCCTGGAGGGGAACCTGCGTGGGGTGCTGGCGACGCTGACGCCGGAAGAGGTTAACGATGACCGCATCAAGTTTGCGCAGTCGCTCTCTGAAGAGGCCGAACACGATCTGACGCGCATCGGTCTGGAGCTCGACACGCTGAACATTCAGCATGTCAGCGACGACCAGGGTTACCTCGACTCGATCGGTCGTCAGCAGTCGGCGTCGCTGTTGATGGATAGCCGCATCGCCGAGGCTCATAACCGCGCGGAGGCCAGCGTGCTCGACGCGGAGAACCAGCAGAAGCGGGCCACGGCCAAGGTCAACGCGCAGATGGAGATCGCCAAGGCCGAGGCTGAGCGTCGGGTGATCGACGCGCAGACCCGTGGCGAGGCGATGGTGGCCGAGGAGCGTGCCAAGGTCGGGGCGATGGTTGCCAAGGCCCGGGCCAACCTCGATGTGCAACGCGCGCGCCTGGAGCAGGTGAAGCGCCAGCTGGCGGCAGACCTGATTCAGCCGGCCCAGGCTCGCAAGTCCGAGCTGGAGGCTCAGGCCAAGGCCAACGCCGCCTCGTTTATCGAAGACGGCAAGGCCAACGTCATCGCGTTGCGCGAGCTCATCGAGACCTGGAAGAGCGCCGGTGATTCCGCGCGCCCGATCTTCCTCTTGCAGCAATTTGATACGATCCTGGACTCCATGCTCTCGACGGTTCAGGAGATCAAGATCGACAAGATCACGGTCATCGACTCTCAGCTCCAAGACGTCGATCGTCACGGGACTGCGCCGATGAAGGCGGCCAGCGGCTCGGAGCAGATCAAGCAGACGCTGGGCATGGACCTGCCGCGCATGTTGCAGGGGCTGGCGGCCATGCAGGAGTCGAAGTAA
- a CDS encoding BatD family protein has product MRLNVTSSLHTACALLGCLAVLFTAGPVSAQQDVDISVNVDPRVVAPGQLVEYTIDVRVAGNYDIRIERDPRFGEFRVVGAGSAPSMVFRNGQTERSLRQRYQLRAPERHDIHTIEPPRVRVGSRSLTPNPVSVRVTAPDQLPQAPAGASHHKGVAFLDVAIEPAGRDPYLGEQITLIYKLHTSARGQGLRARPTTDPSLDDFWVEDLSNQVVKRRETRTIQGQRWNVFQVRGYALFPLKSGELTIDAMNLPLVRASLFGRGEQIDVSSEALTLNVQELPAGAPAGFADENVGQWSLTSNLDSTSARVGGTLDYVLTLEGRGRVGRLKLPQLTDTEAFRVVAVNDEPEQLRQDTEIHGRRRVRYTLMPLKEGELTIPGMEVHYFDPEDATYKSATVAARTIHVEPGQLPDPGPEDELVEVRRGESGESGFELLDLETIATEGAFGPGRAPGNPLPFWFWLVPLLGLGALGVEAPLRRRLRARLGLGRARRQLRAELDATLKLAEDATDAERDAALLRALGLVLERGLQVQVGALTPSDVRRALQERGLAPSLIDESCDLVRELTRGRYAPGAASPEPRVPRARQVLDQLFEASAPQRPAPTSRAALLLLAGLASLGVWTSELPCAQAQEATDSQAQALWEAGDYAEASRAWAQAAERTPTPEAWYNAGTAALRAGDTGPARLYLERAALTHAHHPGVSANLQTTVNLVSLEDPNAARFGAQSPVVVWTLRVGPWLAALALWLALALALLRRFARRPDAAVVRAAGRSALALAALVGALHLGLGQLSGPTRLAVALEKTSLHVAPSPHAARHPEHPELGAGAVVDLARQREGWIEVTLPTGDTGWVKAGEVEAVQTEAP; this is encoded by the coding sequence ATGCGCCTTAACGTCACCTCATCGTTGCACACCGCCTGCGCGCTCCTGGGATGTCTGGCGGTGCTCTTCACCGCCGGGCCCGTGTCGGCCCAGCAGGACGTCGACATCTCGGTGAACGTTGACCCCCGCGTGGTCGCTCCCGGCCAACTCGTGGAGTACACGATCGACGTGCGGGTCGCGGGCAATTACGACATCCGCATCGAGCGCGACCCACGTTTTGGGGAGTTTCGGGTGGTCGGCGCCGGAAGCGCGCCCTCGATGGTCTTTCGCAACGGGCAGACCGAGCGCTCGCTGCGGCAGCGCTACCAGCTACGCGCGCCGGAGCGTCACGACATCCACACCATCGAACCGCCCCGGGTGCGCGTGGGGTCGCGCTCGTTGACCCCCAACCCGGTCAGCGTGCGGGTGACCGCCCCCGACCAGCTGCCTCAGGCGCCCGCCGGCGCCTCACACCACAAGGGGGTGGCCTTTCTTGACGTGGCCATCGAACCGGCCGGGCGCGATCCCTACCTCGGAGAGCAGATCACGCTGATCTACAAGCTCCACACCAGCGCCCGGGGACAGGGGCTGCGCGCGCGCCCCACCACCGACCCCTCGCTCGACGACTTCTGGGTCGAAGACTTAAGCAACCAGGTGGTCAAGCGCCGCGAGACGCGCACCATCCAGGGCCAACGCTGGAACGTGTTCCAGGTACGGGGCTACGCGCTCTTCCCATTAAAGAGCGGCGAGTTGACCATCGACGCGATGAACCTGCCTCTGGTGCGGGCCTCGCTCTTTGGGCGAGGGGAACAGATCGACGTGTCCTCCGAGGCCCTCACCCTCAACGTGCAAGAGCTCCCCGCAGGCGCTCCGGCGGGGTTTGCCGACGAAAACGTGGGCCAGTGGTCCCTGACCTCGAACCTCGACTCCACCAGCGCCCGCGTTGGCGGCACCCTGGATTACGTCCTGACCCTCGAAGGCCGCGGACGGGTCGGGCGACTCAAACTCCCGCAGCTCACCGACACCGAGGCCTTCCGGGTCGTGGCGGTGAACGATGAGCCGGAGCAGCTTCGCCAGGACACCGAGATTCACGGGCGCCGCCGGGTGCGCTACACGCTGATGCCCCTGAAAGAAGGCGAACTGACGATTCCGGGGATGGAAGTGCACTATTTCGACCCGGAAGACGCGACCTACAAAAGCGCCACGGTGGCGGCGCGTACGATCCACGTGGAACCCGGCCAGCTCCCGGACCCGGGCCCGGAAGACGAGCTCGTGGAGGTTCGACGGGGGGAGTCTGGCGAGTCGGGCTTTGAGCTACTGGACCTGGAGACCATCGCCACCGAGGGGGCGTTTGGACCGGGCCGCGCCCCGGGCAATCCCCTCCCCTTCTGGTTCTGGCTGGTTCCCCTGCTGGGGCTGGGCGCCCTGGGCGTCGAGGCGCCGCTTCGGCGTCGCCTCCGCGCGCGCCTGGGCCTCGGGCGCGCCCGACGTCAGCTCCGCGCCGAGCTCGACGCCACGCTCAAGCTCGCCGAAGACGCCACCGACGCCGAACGCGACGCGGCGCTGCTGCGCGCCCTGGGCCTGGTGCTGGAGCGCGGGCTTCAGGTGCAGGTCGGCGCGCTGACCCCGAGTGATGTGCGGCGCGCGCTTCAGGAACGCGGGCTGGCGCCCTCGCTCATCGACGAGAGCTGCGACCTGGTCCGGGAGCTGACCCGCGGGCGCTACGCGCCCGGCGCCGCCTCGCCAGAGCCCCGGGTGCCCCGGGCCCGCCAGGTGCTCGACCAGCTCTTTGAGGCCTCCGCACCACAGCGCCCCGCGCCGACCTCGCGGGCGGCCCTGCTTCTTTTGGCGGGCCTGGCCTCCCTGGGCGTCTGGACCAGCGAGCTCCCCTGCGCCCAGGCCCAGGAAGCCACCGACTCACAGGCCCAGGCGCTCTGGGAGGCCGGCGACTACGCCGAGGCCTCCCGCGCCTGGGCGCAGGCCGCCGAACGCACGCCGACCCCCGAAGCCTGGTACAACGCCGGCACCGCCGCGCTGCGCGCCGGCGACACCGGCCCGGCGCGCCTCTATCTGGAGCGCGCCGCGCTGACTCACGCGCATCACCCCGGCGTCAGCGCGAACCTCCAGACGACGGTGAACCTGGTCAGCCTGGAAGACCCCAACGCCGCGCGCTTTGGCGCGCAAAGCCCGGTGGTGGTCTGGACTCTGCGCGTGGGCCCCTGGCTGGCCGCGCTGGCGCTGTGGCTGGCGCTGGCGCTGGCGTTGCTCCGGCGCTTTGCCCGGCGCCCGGACGCCGCGGTGGTGCGAGCCGCCGGCCGCAGCGCGCTGGCGCTTGCCGCCCTGGTGGGGGCTCTGCACCTGGGGTTGGGCCAGCTCTCCGGACCGACGCGCCTGGCCGTGGCGCTGGAGAAGACCTCGCTGCACGTGGCGCCCTCCCCCCACGCCGCCCGTCATCCGGAGCACCCAGAGCTGGGGGCCGGCGCGGTGGTCGATCTGGCACGCCAACGCGAGGGATGGATCGAGGTGACCCTCCCCACCGGCGACACCGGCTGGGTGAAGGCCGGAGAGGTCGAAGCGGTTCAGACCGAGGCTCCCTGA
- a CDS encoding VWA domain-containing protein, producing the protein MVFAKTDNLFWLLILLPLALSWVSYELWRRGVLRRLGDLPLITAMTASFNPTRKFAARLCQLGAIALLAIALAQPQWGISEAPSTREGLDVVFAMDLSRSMLAEDVAPNRLEAANREIQTFMTRLAGDRVGLVIFTSLSFPQAPLTTDYAAINFFLRRVHPEQIPVGGTSLGAALVDATELLTGRHDEEGDAEAMQRAPNQVIVLITDGEDHESNPMAAAERARELGIRVVTVGVGSREGARVPVFGKHGERRGYQRDRNGEYVVTTLDEETLRQVAQTTGGIYIHFDRPGAVANALVGYLDQLERTQFEDRLRDRYIDRFMLFLIPAFLLTLLSIVLGQRVLPAPGIDPLRRRLRQILPFTLVLVLLGAAGCEPPPRPDATIEEANALIDQDKHAEALELLDSVDDLHGQRPEFHYNRGRALLGMERFDEAREAFARALTVDDPEFRAAILYNLGLSLAGLQDWREAHDAFRQGLRLYQSIEAPEDPELGEALRHNLEVALRALYPPCATFEDELEPNNTPEQAHTIEEPSLSDLTLCGNDPDLFQITAVPGTLLGATLQATELREEPDPERVFLPEPGALRLVIYGPRGQSVLAIDEGLGDDDDSLRGQNARGEVRRHIDEVVLSEALLGAATPTPVFIAVQADPGLEFSYSLDVRFVPPCDALQEAGEPNNDASRATMLEGNEHQAHLCPGDEDWFTLEVGDAQTLFIDAQAHPDPESEEPPQLAMELRDAASGELLASGLPQGGFLSAGIPELQGVEQIHVRVLGSDPAQKGPYALNVYPFKACPQGNDAYWPNNGPGEAASPGQDQQQIRYARLCPGESDFFKVPVGEEGKVQWALSTLPPRAWTPEADLSAELPYGAFAEQLLSHVDPTHGEELQQAEPAESPAPLDPRAPRAETLDQALLVEELDGEHAILKVSGAPGFYHLQNLDAQGGGGSDSQDQQDQEDQQDQEDQEDQQDQQDQEDQQDQEDQEDSSQNEDSQDDSSNEDDAEQEEAQPSEPEDKGQEEPRTAEAAEEAPGDPDREELMEILRALEQSDDNFQLKKSLEDLPPRFIEKDW; encoded by the coding sequence ATGGTGTTCGCAAAGACCGATAACCTCTTCTGGCTTCTGATCCTGCTGCCCCTGGCCCTCTCCTGGGTCAGCTACGAGCTGTGGCGCCGCGGCGTGCTGCGCCGCCTGGGCGACCTGCCGCTGATCACGGCGATGACCGCCTCGTTTAACCCCACCCGCAAGTTCGCCGCGCGCCTCTGCCAGCTCGGCGCCATCGCGCTGCTGGCCATCGCCCTGGCCCAGCCCCAGTGGGGTATCAGCGAGGCCCCCTCCACCCGCGAGGGGCTCGACGTCGTCTTTGCCATGGACCTCTCCCGCAGCATGCTCGCTGAAGACGTGGCCCCCAACCGTCTGGAGGCCGCCAACCGCGAGATTCAGACCTTTATGACCCGTCTGGCCGGCGACCGCGTGGGCCTGGTGATCTTTACCTCCCTCTCCTTCCCCCAGGCCCCGCTGACCACGGATTACGCGGCCATCAACTTCTTTTTGCGTCGCGTCCACCCCGAACAGATCCCGGTGGGCGGCACCTCGTTGGGAGCCGCGCTGGTCGACGCCACCGAGCTACTCACCGGTCGCCACGACGAGGAAGGCGACGCCGAGGCGATGCAACGCGCGCCCAACCAGGTCATCGTGCTCATCACCGATGGCGAAGATCACGAGTCCAACCCGATGGCCGCCGCCGAACGCGCCCGCGAGCTGGGCATTCGCGTGGTCACCGTGGGCGTGGGCAGCCGCGAGGGCGCCCGCGTGCCGGTCTTTGGGAAGCATGGCGAGCGCCGTGGCTACCAGCGCGACCGCAATGGCGAGTACGTGGTCACCACCCTGGATGAGGAGACCCTGCGGCAGGTCGCGCAGACCACCGGCGGCATCTACATTCACTTCGATCGCCCCGGCGCGGTGGCCAACGCCCTGGTCGGCTACCTGGACCAGCTGGAGCGCACGCAGTTTGAAGACCGCCTGCGCGACCGCTACATCGACCGCTTTATGCTCTTTTTGATCCCGGCCTTTCTCCTGACGCTGCTCTCCATCGTGCTCGGCCAGCGGGTGCTCCCGGCCCCGGGCATCGACCCGCTGCGCCGTCGCCTGCGCCAGATCCTCCCCTTCACCCTGGTCCTGGTGCTTCTGGGCGCCGCCGGCTGCGAGCCCCCGCCGCGCCCCGACGCCACCATTGAGGAGGCCAACGCGCTGATCGACCAGGACAAGCACGCCGAGGCGCTCGAGCTCCTCGACAGCGTCGATGACCTCCACGGCCAGCGGCCCGAGTTTCATTACAACCGCGGCCGGGCCCTGCTGGGCATGGAGCGCTTCGACGAGGCCCGCGAGGCCTTTGCCCGCGCGCTCACCGTCGACGATCCGGAGTTTCGTGCGGCCATCCTCTACAACCTGGGGCTGAGCCTGGCCGGGCTACAAGACTGGCGCGAGGCCCACGACGCCTTCCGCCAGGGCCTGCGCCTCTACCAGAGCATTGAAGCGCCCGAAGACCCCGAACTCGGTGAGGCGCTGCGCCACAACCTGGAGGTCGCCCTGCGCGCGCTCTACCCGCCCTGCGCGACCTTTGAAGACGAGCTCGAGCCCAACAACACCCCCGAGCAGGCCCACACCATCGAAGAGCCCTCGCTCAGCGACCTCACGCTCTGCGGCAACGATCCGGATCTCTTTCAGATCACCGCCGTGCCGGGCACGCTGCTGGGCGCCACCCTCCAGGCCACCGAGTTGCGGGAGGAGCCCGACCCTGAGCGGGTCTTTCTGCCCGAGCCCGGCGCGCTGCGCCTGGTGATCTACGGCCCCAGGGGTCAGAGCGTGCTGGCCATCGACGAAGGCCTCGGCGATGACGACGACAGCCTGCGCGGGCAAAACGCGCGCGGCGAAGTCCGCCGCCATATCGACGAGGTCGTGCTCAGCGAAGCCCTCCTCGGCGCGGCGACCCCCACCCCGGTCTTCATCGCGGTGCAGGCCGACCCGGGCCTGGAGTTTTCCTACTCGCTCGATGTGCGCTTTGTGCCCCCCTGCGACGCCCTCCAGGAAGCCGGGGAGCCCAACAACGACGCCTCTCGAGCGACTATGCTGGAGGGCAACGAACACCAGGCCCACCTCTGCCCCGGCGACGAAGACTGGTTCACCCTGGAGGTCGGCGACGCCCAGACCCTCTTTATCGACGCGCAGGCCCACCCCGATCCGGAGTCCGAAGAGCCCCCGCAACTGGCCATGGAGCTGCGCGACGCGGCCTCCGGCGAGCTATTGGCCAGCGGGCTGCCTCAGGGGGGCTTTTTGAGCGCGGGGATCCCGGAACTTCAGGGCGTGGAACAAATCCACGTGCGTGTACTCGGCAGCGACCCCGCGCAGAAGGGCCCCTACGCGCTCAACGTCTATCCCTTTAAGGCCTGCCCCCAGGGCAACGACGCGTACTGGCCCAACAACGGCCCCGGCGAAGCGGCCAGCCCCGGCCAGGATCAACAGCAGATTCGCTACGCGCGCCTCTGCCCCGGGGAGTCGGACTTCTTCAAGGTGCCGGTCGGGGAGGAGGGCAAGGTCCAGTGGGCCCTCTCCACGCTGCCGCCCCGGGCCTGGACGCCCGAGGCCGACCTCAGCGCCGAGCTTCCCTACGGAGCATTCGCCGAGCAGCTCCTCTCCCACGTGGATCCGACACATGGCGAAGAGCTCCAGCAGGCCGAACCCGCTGAGAGCCCGGCCCCCCTCGATCCGAGGGCGCCCCGGGCGGAGACCCTTGATCAGGCGCTGCTCGTAGAAGAGCTCGACGGCGAACACGCGATCCTCAAGGTCTCCGGCGCCCCGGGCTTCTACCACCTCCAAAACCTGGACGCTCAGGGAGGCGGCGGCTCCGACTCCCAGGATCAGCAGGACCAAGAAGACCAGCAGGACCAAGAGGACCAAGAGGACCAGCAGGACCAGCAGGACCAAGAGGACCAGCAGGACCAAGAGGACCAAGAGGACAGCTCACAAAACGAAGACTCGCAGGACGACTCCAGCAACGAAGACGACGCCGAGCAAGAGGAGGCGCAGCCTTCGGAGCCCGAAGACAAGGGTCAGGAAGAGCCCCGCACCGCCGAGGCCGCCGAAGAAGCGCCCGGCGATCCGGATCGCGAAGAGCTCATGGAGATCCTGCGGGCCCTGGAGCAGAGCGACGACAACTTCCAGCTCAAGAAGTCGCTCGAAGACCTCCCCCCTCGCTTTATCGAGAAGGACTGGTAA
- a CDS encoding VWA domain-containing protein, which translates to MIHSAPLVASVGFAHPWVLALLILVPILGIFFIAPRFRARRQPSFLFSATGRLAERPRGPRVVLDPLIDLAMLAALAAMIVALARPQTSEPLPTAVEGIDIFVALDMSGSMRAIDLDVSQARAIEARGQRPPTRFEDAVRTLREFVATRHHDRIGVVLFAQDAFLQFPLTLDHELLDASLADLQLGDIDDSGTAIGNALGRAVAGLVDSQAESKLIILITDGDRRGGNISPLQAAEMAAEIDAVVYPILVGREGNALMAAGRDIFSGRTAYQSAEFPINPELMTQIAETTGGQYFRAFDARSMREDLHEIIDAYDRSELEDTKSVRYQEHFHLWALLSLLLLSVHFFARHTLCRTFP; encoded by the coding sequence ATGATCCACAGCGCCCCCCTTGTCGCCAGCGTGGGCTTTGCCCATCCCTGGGTGCTGGCCCTGCTCATCCTGGTCCCGATTCTGGGCATCTTTTTCATCGCGCCGCGCTTTCGGGCGCGCCGCCAGCCCTCCTTTCTCTTCTCGGCGACCGGGCGGCTGGCCGAACGCCCCCGCGGGCCCCGGGTCGTCCTCGATCCCCTGATCGATCTGGCCATGCTCGCCGCCCTGGCTGCGATGATCGTCGCCCTGGCCCGGCCCCAGACCTCCGAGCCCCTGCCCACCGCGGTGGAGGGCATCGACATCTTCGTGGCGCTGGACATGAGCGGCTCGATGCGCGCCATCGATCTCGACGTCTCCCAGGCCCGCGCCATCGAGGCCCGCGGACAACGCCCCCCCACCCGCTTTGAAGACGCCGTGCGCACCCTGCGAGAGTTCGTGGCCACCCGCCACCACGATCGCATCGGCGTGGTGCTCTTTGCCCAGGACGCCTTCCTGCAATTCCCGCTCACCCTGGATCACGAGCTCCTGGACGCCAGCCTGGCCGACCTGCAACTCGGCGACATCGACGACTCGGGCACCGCCATCGGCAACGCCCTGGGGCGCGCGGTGGCCGGCCTGGTCGACAGCCAGGCCGAGTCCAAACTCATCATCCTCATCACCGACGGCGACCGCCGCGGCGGCAACATCTCGCCACTGCAGGCCGCGGAGATGGCCGCGGAGATCGACGCGGTCGTCTACCCGATCCTCGTCGGCCGCGAAGGCAACGCCCTGATGGCCGCCGGGCGCGACATCTTCAGCGGGCGCACCGCCTATCAGAGCGCGGAGTTCCCCATCAATCCCGAGCTGATGACGCAGATCGCCGAGACCACCGGCGGTCAGTATTTTCGAGCCTTCGATGCGCGCTCGATGCGCGAGGATCTCCACGAGATCATCGACGCCTACGACCGCAGCGAGCTCGAAGACACCAAGAGCGTGCGCTACCAGGAGCACTTCCACCTCTGGGCGCTCCTCTCCCTGCTCCTGCTCAGTGTTCACTTCTTCGCGCGGCACACCCTGTGTCGGACCTTTCCCTGA
- a CDS encoding DUF58 domain-containing protein produces the protein MLPSELFKAVRHLEIVARRAVNDHLAGQYHSVFKGRGMDFLDVRAYQPGDDIRVIDWNVSARTDELHVKQFTEERELTVFLVVDASGSQSFGTRHRRKQETAAELAALIAFSAITNNDRVGLIVFTDQVEVFLPPRKGKKHVLRVIKEILEPRPPRQKTSIKTALEYLTRISRKRSIAFVISDFLDSDYERSLKVANRRHELIPLVVVDPMEQRIPEMGLVHFEDPETGQVLPVDTSSKAVREAFAAHMARVRRDQERTFRKLRIDSVTIDTDQNHIDRLVRYFKERARKA, from the coding sequence ATGCTCCCCAGCGAATTATTCAAAGCGGTACGCCACCTGGAGATCGTCGCGCGACGCGCGGTCAACGATCACCTGGCCGGCCAGTATCACAGCGTCTTCAAAGGGCGCGGGATGGACTTCCTCGACGTGCGCGCCTATCAGCCCGGCGATGACATCCGCGTCATCGACTGGAACGTCAGCGCCCGCACCGATGAACTCCACGTCAAGCAGTTCACCGAGGAGCGCGAGCTCACCGTCTTTCTGGTCGTCGACGCCTCCGGCTCCCAGTCCTTTGGCACCCGTCATCGCCGCAAGCAGGAGACGGCGGCCGAGCTGGCCGCGCTCATCGCCTTTAGCGCCATCACCAACAACGATCGCGTGGGCCTGATCGTGTTCACCGACCAGGTCGAGGTCTTTCTCCCGCCCCGCAAAGGCAAAAAGCACGTCTTGCGGGTTATCAAAGAGATTTTGGAGCCCCGGCCCCCTCGCCAGAAGACCTCGATCAAGACCGCCCTGGAGTACCTCACCCGCATCAGCCGCAAGCGCTCCATCGCCTTTGTGATCAGCGACTTCCTCGACAGCGATTACGAGCGCAGCCTCAAGGTCGCCAACCGCCGCCACGAGCTCATCCCTCTGGTGGTGGTCGACCCCATGGAGCAGCGCATCCCCGAGATGGGCCTGGTGCACTTCGAAGACCCGGAGACCGGCCAGGTCCTCCCGGTCGACACCTCCTCCAAAGCGGTGCGCGAGGCCTTTGCCGCCCACATGGCCCGGGTACGCCGCGACCAGGAGCGCACCTTTCGAAAACTGCGCATCGACAGCGTGACCATCGACACCGATCAAAACCACATCGATCGTCTGGTGCGCTACTTCAAAGAGCGCGCGAGGAAAGCATGA